A stretch of the Aegilops tauschii subsp. strangulata cultivar AL8/78 chromosome 4, Aet v6.0, whole genome shotgun sequence genome encodes the following:
- the LOC141021924 gene encoding uncharacterized protein produces LPTDSPLKRLTSKEEKNGNFGREFVKCESKPEGQVRSEFGFRLHDFIFRSMKKCHHFEWMDDYIQRLQGLGLLDSRGNAIREFNLPHDSAAPAAAARPEYPTVVDVELKTELKKMNKNFKQLIELKKQSNLIALGILALGIFYLMAISR; encoded by the exons CTGCCCACGGACTCGCCACTGAAGCGGTTGACTTCGAAGGAGGAGAAGAATGGGAACTTTGGGCGCGAGTTCGTCAAATGCGAGAGCAAGCCGGAGGGGCAGGTTAGATCTGA ATTTGGATTTAGGTTACATGATTTCATTTTCAGATCCATGAAGAAATGCCACCATTTCGAGTGGATGGATGATTACATCCAGAGGCTTCAAGGGTTGGGCTTGCTGGATTCGAGGGGGAATGCAATCCGCGAGTTCAATCTGCCCCATGACAGTGccgctccggcagcagcagcgcgtcCGGAATACCCGACGGTGGTAGATGTCGAACTGAAGACGGAATTGAAGAAGATGAACAAGAACTTCAAGCAGCTGATTGAGTTGAAGAAGCAATCCAATCTGATAGCTTTAGGAATACTTGCTCTAGGAATTTTTTACTTGATGGCCATCTCTCGTTAG